One window of the Halictus rubicundus isolate RS-2024b chromosome 6, iyHalRubi1_principal, whole genome shotgun sequence genome contains the following:
- the Hlh3b gene encoding helix loop helix protein 3B, with product MSRVIYTSVKKQRQIIYKLQSMQAYNGCSGGTVDTENGSPAESLLSAEGELADEVGDSPGTPRDTEEEATLSDEFYSHDTDDEDDQGKKRRDRTNSLDGISPTGSGHLGSPTLQVGNLGVRKLFTNSRERWRQQNVSGAFAELRKLVPTHPPDKKLSKNEILRLAIRYIRLLSNVIKWQKAQERNEIAQHEVQIKCEPPFNAQNSSSYPSNPSVSYLKQEKHINENHNVYRASFPVQQQVQPSVSHLTCDKNGNNLLMIAPSGHVSSLMNKRSVTPSAMGQSTFSPGPLTNGALICPPRPSTFPKSPQITVQAVTGSNILTNCSSSSTLSNSVVSVNGSVPNYGQKRMKIERDDEEQSVQGKDCKALPSSCHNVAVKKRVKVCTVYRSDFQNIDRK from the exons ATGAGTCGTGTGATTTATACCAGTGTGAAGAAACAGCGGCAAATCATATACAAATTGCAGTCGATGCAGGCGTACAATGGCTGCTCAGGAGGAACTGTAGACACGGAGAACGGTTCCCCAGCAGAATCTCTGTTATCTGCTGAAGGAGAATTAGCTGATGAAGTCGGGGATTCGCCAGGAACACCCAGAGATACTGAAGAAGAGGCTACACTGTCCGATGAATTTTATTCGCATGATACGGATGACGAGGACGATCAAGGGAAGAAGCGACGGGACCGTACTAACTCC TTAGATGGTATTTCTCCGACGGGAAGTGGCCACCTTGGATCTCCGACGCTTCAAGTAGGAAATTTAGGCGTTCGAAAATTATTTACGAACAGCAGAGAACGTTGGAGACAACAAAATGTCAGTGGTGCTTTCGCTGAGCTTCGAAAGTTAGTGCCTACTCATCCACCAGACAAGAAGCTGTCTAAAAATGAGATTCTACGGTTGGCAATAcg GTACATAAGGCTGCTGAGCAATGTAATCAAATGGCAAAAGGCGCAAGAACGCAATGAGATTGCGCAGCATGAAGTGCAAATCAAATGCGAGCCTCCATTCAATGCCCAAAATTCATCCTCCTATCCCAGTAATCCATCGGTCAGCTACCTAAAACAAGAAAAACACATAAACGAGAACCATAACGTGTATCGTGCCAGCTTCCCTGTTCAACAGCAAGTACAGCCCTCGGTATCTCACTTAACATGCGACAAGAACGGCAACAATCTTCTGATGATAGCTCCCAGTGGCCATGTCTCCTCATTGATGAACAAGAGAAGCGTGACACCATCAGCCATGGGACAAAGCACATTTTCACCTGGTCCATTGACCAATGGAGCCCTCATATGTCCTCCGAGGCCTTCAACTTTTCCAAAATCACCGCAAATCACCGTGCAAGCTGTAACGGGATCAAATATCTTGACGAATTGCTCTTCCAGTTCAACTTTGAGCAACAGTGTGGTCTCGGTGAACGGAAGTGTGCCAAATTATGGACAGAAGAGGATGAAGATCGAGAGAGACGACGAAGAACAGTCTGTACAAGGGAAAGATTGTAAAGCACTGCCTTCTTCCTGTCATAATGTCGCTGTTAAGAAAAGAGTGAAAGTGTGTACTGTGTACCGCAGCGACTTCCAGAACATAGACCGGAAGTAG